One genomic segment of Arachis duranensis cultivar V14167 chromosome 4, aradu.V14167.gnm2.J7QH, whole genome shotgun sequence includes these proteins:
- the LOC107483293 gene encoding uncharacterized protein LOC107483293: protein MASEESFLVLVHYRGSIKRKTRSGVKFTDKDPLCIIVTPTTTYDALVSSVLEKLGVEGVKWVKKFFYRIPTAVLHDTVKFDCFTIGSDEDLQVMFLSRRQFSEVRTPELLAKLVDVVSSSGGSNRNATTIAAVAGSSSRPAVASSSAPVYEPPIQPVASPSFAVDLSGNVGDEVRYGEHIPTEVHCPTPAGVGDGLFDDPDDDDVEPDMIADESGDDVGTTVPTRAIGGSSSGTQQYPPHFSSLDLDAMRQDDNDLQASGFGARDTEGSAGMNEFQVGQQFQDKDEALLSVKTYSIRRGVQYKVVESDYRRYVGKCSEFGNGCTWLIRLSLRQRKGIWEVKRYNGPHTCLASSISSDHRSLDYHVISTFVMPMVRADAGVNIKVLQNATAAHFGFRPTYRRVWMAKQKAVAVIYGDWDESYNELPRWVLGVQLTMPGTILPGIRCNG from the exons atggctagtgaggagagtttCCTAGTTCTGGTACATTACAGAGGGTCGATTAAGAGAAAAACTCGGTCCGGCGTGAAGTTCACTGATAAGGATCCCCTATGTATTATCGTGACGCCGACAACCACCTACGATGCACTTGTTAGCTCTGTGCTGGAGAAGCTGGGTGTTGAAGGCGTTAAATGGGTCAAGAAGTTTTTCTACCGCATTCCAACAGCGGTGCTCCATGACACCGTGAAGTTTGATTGTTTCACAATCGGTAGTGACGAGGACTTGCAGGTTATGTTTCTTTCTCGTAGGCAGTTTTCCGAGGTAAGGACACCAGAGCTGTTGGCTAAGTTGGTTGATGTGGTATCTAGCTCGGGTGGTTCGAACCGGAATGCCACTACCATAGCCGCGGTTGCCGGCTCGAGCTCGAGACCTGCTGTTGCTTCATCCTCTGCTCCTGTGTATGAGCCACCGATACAGCCTGTTGCGTCCCCTTCGTTTGCGGTTGATCTGAGCGGCAATGTTGGAGACGAGGTTCGGTATGGGGAACATATTCCCACCGAGGTACATTGTCCCACACCGGCTGGTGTTGGTGATGGTTTGTTTGATGATCCAGATGACGATGACGTAGAGCCGGATATGATCGCTGATGAAAGCGGCGATGATGTTGGAACTACTGTTCCGACAAGGGCTATAGGTGGATCTAGTTCTGGCACACAGCAGTATCCACCCCATTTTTCCTCATTGGACCTGGATGCCATGCGGCAAGACGACAATGATCTGCAGGCCTCAGGATTTGGTGCTAGAGATACCGAGGGGTCTGCCGGTATGAACGAGTTCCAGGTTGGCCAACAATTTCAAGATAAAGATGAGGCGCTGTTGAGTGTGAAGACGTACAGTATCCGCCGAGGGGTCCAGTACAAGGTCGTTGAGTCTGACTACCGCAGGTATGTGGGAAAGTGTTCTGAGTTTgggaatgggtgcacatggCTAATTCGGTTGAGTCTCCGACAGCGGAAGGGTATCTGGGAAGTGAAGCGATACAACGGACCGCATACATGTCTTGCCAGCTCCATCTCCAGCGACCATAGGAGTCTGGACTACCATGTCATATCCACCTTCGTTATGCCGATGGTTAGGGCTGATGCAGGTGTGAACATAAAGGTCCTCCAAAATGCCACGGCCGCACACTTCGGGTTCAGGCCTACGTACAGAAGGGTATGGATGGCGAAGCAGAAGGCCGTTGCCGTGATATATGGGGACTGGGACGAGTCGTACAATGAGCTCCCTAGGTGGGTCTTAGGAGTGCAGCTGACGATGCCTGGCACT ATTTTACCTGGTATTAGATGTAATGGATAA
- the LOC107483292 gene encoding pentatricopeptide repeat-containing protein At1g52640, mitochondrial: MGFRALSSKYKLLPSFFRPLIDHKPRCYHAHASPTTQVSGPLLPDLVNEISRVLSDHRDPRHDLEMSLNPYSAQISTDLVDQVLKRCKNLGFPCHRFFLWAKSIPCFQHSVESFHILVDILGSCKQFAILWDFLIEMRENSLCEIRSEMFWLIFRAYSQANLPDGAIRSFMRMDEFGIKPTIHDFDKLLYFLCKRKHVRQAQNFFDQVKNGFVLTAKTYSILISGWGEIGDSGKARALFDAMLEQGCPVDLLAYNNLLDALCKGGNVNEASDIFHDIMSKGVVPDAFTYSIFIRSYCNANDMYSAFRVLDRMRRYDLLPNVFTYNCVIKQLCKNEKVQEAYQLLDEMISRGVKPDTWSYNAILAYHCDHCEVNRALKLTSRMVNDNCLPDRHTYNMVLKLLIRIGRFDKATEVWENMGDNKFYPSVSTYSVMIHGLCKKKGKLEEACKYFEMMIDEGIPPYDTTIELLRNRLLGLGLLDYIEILIGKMRQSTSCSIQESAKIMNGDRAFPNNLRHDETDIESD; the protein is encoded by the coding sequence ATGGGTTTTCGGGCACTATCCTCTAAGTACAAACTCCTACCATCTTTCTTTCGGCCTCTTATTGATCACAAGCCTCGCTGCTATCACGCCCACGCTTCCCCAACCACACAAGTCTCTGGGCCATTATTACCAGACCTTGTTAATGAAATATCTCGTGTACTAAGTGATCACCGAGATCCTCGCCATGATCTAGAAATGTCTCTCAATCCATATTCAGCACAAATATCTACAGATTTGGTTGACCAGGTATTGAAGAGGTGTAAGAATCTTGGCTTCCCATGTCACAGATTCTTTCTTTGGGCTAAATCAATTCCATGTTTCCAACATAGTGTTGAGAGCTTCCACATTTTGGTGGATATCTTAGGAAGCTGTAAACAGTTTGCCATACTCTGGGATTTTCTCATAGAAATGAGAGAGAATTCTCTTTGTGAAATCAGAAGCGAGATGTTCTGGCTCATTTTCCGAGCATATAGCCAGGCAAATTTGCCAGACGGAGCAATACGATCTTTCATGAGAATGGATGAATTTGGAATAAAGCCAACAATTCATGATTTTGATAAGCTGCTGTACTTTTTATGCAAGAGGAAACATGTCAGGCAAgctcaaaatttttttgatcaAGTTAAGAATGGTTTTGTGTTAACTGCTAAAACTTACAGCATTTTGATAAGTGGATGGGGTGAGATTGGTGATTCAGGAAAGGCTCGTGCGCTGTTTGATGCAATGCTTGAACAAGGATGTCCAGTGGATTTGCTTGCatataataatttgttagatgCCCTTTGCAAAGGAGGTAATGTCAATGAAGCTTCAGATATTTTTCATGATATCATGTCAAAAGGAGTTGTGCCGGATGCTTTTACTTACTCAATATTCATTCGTTCATACTGCAACGCAAATGACATGTATTCGGCTTTTAGGGTTCTTGATAGAATGAGAAGGTATGACCTTTTGCCTAATGTGTTTACATACAATTGTGTTATAAAGCAACTTTGTAAGAATGAAAAGGTGCAAGAAGCTTATCAGCTGTTGGATGAAATGATTTCAAGAGGAGTAAAACCGGACACTTGGAGTTACAATGCGATACTCGCTTACCACTGTGACCATTGTGAGGTCAATAGGGCTCTAAAGTTGACGTCTAGAATGGTGAATGATAACTGTCTTCCTGATCGCCATACATATAACATGGTGCTGAAATTGCTGATTAGGATAGGAAGGTTTGACAAGGCAACTGAAGTTTGGGAAAACATGGGGGACAATAAGTTTTATCCTTCTGTGTCTACATATTCTGTCATGATTCAtggtttatgcaagaaaaagggaaagCTAGAGGAGGCATGTAAGTACTTCGAGATGATGATTGATGAAGGAATACCGCCTTACGATACTACCATTGAGTTGCTGCGGAATCGTCTCTTAGGGTTGGGATTGTTGGATTACATTGAAATACTAATTGGTAAGATGAGGCAAAGTACTTCCTGTTCAATTCAAGAATCAGCAAAAATTATGAATGGTGATAGGGCATTTCCTAATAATTTGAGGCATGATGAAACAGACATAGAAAGTGACTAA
- the LOC107483291 gene encoding ribonuclease MRP protein subunit POP4, whose product MAAHSDSRKRTLEALEKRFAIAKAEIFNKEKANKITLREHVKPSDPHPAPSASPNAQKPNPEPKPQPSPTPKKGNFNFFGYSFIKETEEADPIYAQLSHDVNENLLRTNDKSCTDRRSSVDSILHELFKKGDNGNKYMLGSRSYKIDNIIHLDYFVQGRSIASGSEARTLQIHSKRSKKHMSMKQHKKKGSLDLPQEFHKFNIFKPMREMWNDYIAKLLKSTRMDQLAQCLLGADLHGAFILVVECKIIHFTGTCGIMIRETAEAFGIITEDNKFRVVPKRGSVFVFQVDCFKVTVHGDKLSSRRIGL is encoded by the exons ATGGCTGCACATTCCGATTCAAGAAAACGCACTTTGGAAGCTTTGgagaaaaggtttgctattgccaaagcTGAGATTTtcaacaaagagaaagcaaacaAAATCACCCTCCGAGAACATGTCAAACCATCTGATCCTCATCCTGCACCTTCTGCTTCTCCTAATGCTCAGAAGCCAAATCCTGAACCGAAACCACAACCATCTCCTACACCCAAGAAAG GGAATTTCAATTTCTTTGGTTATTCCTTTATCAAAG AAACTGAAGAGGCTGATCCAATATATGCCCAACTTTCTCATGATGTAAACGAAAATCTGCTTAGAACTAATGACAAG TCTTGTACTGATAGAAGAAGTTCAGTGGATAGCATACTGCACGAGCTTTTTAAGAAAGGGGATAATGGCAATAAGTACATGCTTGGATCTAGAAGCTACAAAATTGACAACATCATCCATCTTGATTATTTTGTTCAAGGACGTTCAATTGCTTCTGGTTCTGAAGCTAGGACTTTACAAATTCATTCAAAACGCTCGAAGAAACACATGTCCATGAAACAGCATAAGAAAAAGGGATCATTAGATCTTCCTCAGGAGTTCCATAA ATTTAACATTTTCAAGCCAATGCGTGAAATGTGGAATGACTACATAGCGAAGCTTCTTAAATCCACTAG GATGGATCAATTGGCTCAATGTCTCCTTGGTGCAGATCTACATGGTGCTTTTATTCTAG TTGTGGAGTGTAAAATCATCCATTTTACTGGAACTTGTGGCATCATGATTCGTGAAACTGCAGAAGCATTTGGGATAATTACTGAAGATAATAAATTCCGAG TTGTCCCCAAAAGAGGGTCTGTGTTTGTATTCCAAGTTGATTGCTTCAAAGTCACCGTCCATGGAGATAAACTCAGTTCGAGAAGGATTGGATTATGA